Proteins co-encoded in one Prunus persica cultivar Lovell chromosome G6, Prunus_persica_NCBIv2, whole genome shotgun sequence genomic window:
- the LOC18773770 gene encoding protein SPT2 homolog, translating to MRGYDRDEYGQSVEEYDDYEDEGEGYEEEEDGEEYEEEAEEEDPKPTKEALEYLELRQRLKEQFRKQMKKEGGSSLANSSDKKKKLPYDNYGSFFGPSQPIISERVIQESKSLLETQHLASRVSSSLHSSKKSSGSTSAGSKPVAYNQKPRVINEAKNKVQKLKDTRDYSFLLSDDVELPASANDRPPRSVSVPNSEVRSSQMAPKSKLPMANNGRHAHGGRDERKPASMNGHSHGGRDERRPVSMNGPSNGGRDERRPVSMNGHAHGGRDERRPVSMNGQVHSKGGPNKLSSASRRPDSTSVDSRKQFGSNNGNGPSRPLGPKGSKMPASTAERKASAPGVKNSFSGVHKPLPSKLQSSIPKQHLQQRKEVREPNEPKVLPRQSAGLTKPQINKPQMQRQISSRPISQEHRPKRKPLRRHPDDEYDDEVDYRSMIRNMFKYNPDKFAGDDDCSDMEANFEDIMREEKRSARIARQEDEEQARLIEEEERREQMAKRNRLLKKRKLGHH from the exons ATGCGGGGATACGATAGAGAT GAATATGGTCAATCAGTCGAAGAATATGATGATTATGAGGACGAAGGCGAGGGAtatgaggaagaggaggatggCGAAGAGTATGAAGAGGAAGCggaagaagaagatccaaAGCCTACCAAGGAAGCATTGGAATACCTTGAGTTGAGACAACGGTTGAAAGAACAATTTCGAAAGCAGATGAAGAAGGAAGGCGGTTCTTCTTTGGCCAACTCCAgtgataaaaagaagaagctccCCTATGATAA TTATGGATCTTTCTTTGGCCCATCTCAACCGATTATCTCTGAGAGAGTGATTCAAGAAAGCAAGTCACTATTAGAAACCCAGCATCTGGCATCTAGGGTTTCGAGCTCCCTCCATTCT AGCAAGAAGAGCTCTGGATCAACCTCTGCTGGATCGAAACCTGTAGCATATAACCAGAAACCCAGAGTCATTAATGAG GCTAAAAATAAAGTCCAAAAGCTTAAGGATACACGAGATTACTCCTTTTTATTATCTGACGATGTAGAGCTTCCAGCTTCTGCAAACGATCGTCCTCCTCGAAGTGTCTCTGTTCCAAATTCAG AGGTGCGGTCTAGTCAAATGGCACCGAAAAGCAAACTACCTATGGCAAATAATGGTAGACATGCTCATGGAGGTCGCGATGAAAGAAAACCGGCATCTATGAATGGACATTCTCATGGAGGTCGCGATGAAAGGAGACCGGTATCTATGAATGGACCTTCTAATGGAGGTCGGGATGAAAGGAGACCGGTATCAATGAATGGACATGCTCATGGAGGTCGTGATGAAAGGAGGCCGGTATCTATGAACGGACAGGTGCATTCTAAAGGAGGGCCCAATAAGTTAAGTTCTGCCAGCCGAAGACCTGATTCTACATCAGTGGACTCTAGAAAACAGTTTGGTAGCAACAATGGAAATGGGCCCAGCCGGCCTTTAGGGCCAAAAGGTTCAAAGATGCCCGCTTCTACTGCTGAGAGGAAGGCTTCTGCACCAGGTGTGAAGAATTCCTTCTCTGGTGTGCACAAACCACTCCCGTCAAAGTTGCAGTCATCTATTCCAAAGCAGCACTTGCAACAAAGAAAGGAAGTACGAGAACCTAATGAGCCCAAAGTGTTACCGAGACAGTCAGCAGGATTGACAAAACCTCAG ATAAACAAGCCTCAAATGCAAAGGCAAATCTCCTCACGTCCTATTTCACAAGAGCATCGTCCCAAAAGAAAGCCTTTGAGACGGCACCCTGATGATGAGTACGATGACGAGGTGGATTATAGGAGTATGATCAGGAATATGTTTAA ATATAATCCAGACAAGTTTGCTGGCGATGATGATTGTAGTGACATGGAGGCTAACTTTGAGGATATTATGAGGGAGGAAAAACGGAG